In Nicotiana tabacum cultivar K326 chromosome 11, ASM71507v2, whole genome shotgun sequence, a single window of DNA contains:
- the LOC142166549 gene encoding mavicyanin-like: MTKKVVVSFLLMMFMFFGLVKANIYEVGNFAGWTSTGQVDYKRWSASKHFQVGDILLFEFDPKFDNVVRVTKEDFQACNASSPFGTPSTGKEWFSLDVEGHVYFICSVPGHCKAGQNVEIVVHSAAPTTSPAASPPAILAPAPLSPHSSPDSAPSNGSVLHFPSFCLSLVLLLFSMFLVACCY, translated from the exons ATGACTAAGAAAGTGGTGGTTTCTTTCTTGTTAATGATGTTCATGTTTTTTGGTTTAGTAAAGGCAAACATATATGAGGTTGGTAATTTTGCTGGTTGGACAAGCACTGGGCAAGTGGATTATAAGAGATGGTCAGCATCTAAGCATTTTCAAGTTGGAGATATTCTTC TGTTTGAATTCGATCCAAAATTTGATAATGTGGTACGAGTGACAAAGGAGGATTTCCAAGCATGCAATGCCTCATCCCCTTTTGGTACCCCAAGCACTGGCAAGGAATGGTTCTCTCTTGATGTTGAAGGCCACGTCTATTTCATTTGCAGCGTTCCAGGCCATTGTAAGGCTGGTCAAAATGTGGAAATCGTCGTTCATTCAGCGGCTCCTACAACCTCCCCGGCCGCATCTCCACCGGCAATTCTGGCTCCAGCGCCGTTGAGCCCTcatagctccccagattcagccCCTAGTAATGGATCAGTTCTGCATTTCCCAAGCTTTTGCTTGTCATTGGTGCTACTCTTATTTTCAATGTTTCTCGTCGCTTGTTGCTACTAG